Within Zootoca vivipara chromosome 10, rZooViv1.1, whole genome shotgun sequence, the genomic segment TACATGCACTATATAGACTTTTTGTCTTATCAAAAACACAAGACATTTAAGCATAATGCTTTCCTTCAAAGCttccatttaaataataattaccaTGACATCAGCCGTCATTTTTGTGGAAGTAGAATCAGTCCCGAAAGACTGTGTTGAGGCTGCCACCCCTAATGCATGCTTAGCTGGGAGTCAAAACCACTGAACTCGATAGGAtcagaagcaagcaagcatagGAATGAGCTGGGTTAAGTAGTGGGTTTCATGTGCATATGTATTCCAGCAGTTGCAGGAAGCCAACCCACATGTGCATAGCATTTGGGGTTTTATGTACCACAACAGTGGCTGCAAAGCAAGATCTGCAAGAGCTAATAAAAATTCTGCTTTTGAGCTGAAACTCGAGGCTTGCCCAATTCTGCCAGCATTTCTCCCCATCAATAGTGCTGATGTTGACAAAACTCTGCTCGGGCTGCTAAGTAGATATACGAGCCAAGCTGAGTGGCTAAGCCAGCATATAAAATAACCAGTTGGGAGATTATAACCAGATGCAAGTAAGTCCATTCAAATCAATGAGATGCTTCCACGAAGAAGCCAATGATTCAGCAAACAGGCCAATGCATAACACCAAACAGGGCAGTTATGGAAGATGGAAAGGAGACCACTAGCCATTAAAGCAGGGTGGAGAAGTTCCAGCCTGCAGGCCAAACTTAGCCCAACAGGGATTCAGATCTGGAGCACAAGACTGTCTTCCTTGATCCACGCTCACTTGCTGCTCACACAACATCATATGTGACATCAGGTTGCAGCAGGTAGAAATGTGGCTTTCAGCGCATCATTACAAGCCTTAGAGCAAGCTGAATGAGCACTGGCAAACAGGCTTCCTAGGTGGCCCTTGCTCCCGTAGTAGCTGATGTCTGTAGGCAGTAGGTTTTGGAACTGCCGCCCATCAGCTAATGGGTAAAGGTGATGCTCGAGGAGcttgaaaacaacatgcaaagctctcttgaaaatcctgctgtgctttgaagtcctaactttgggacttcaaagcgCCCAACTACCTGACATCAATGTGAGGTCAGGtgttgacaggtgggcagccctaTCCACCTGTGAAGTTTGATCCAGTAAGAATCTGCAGAGCCAAAAAGTTCACCACCTGAGAATTAAACACTTTCCCTCACACCTCTCTCCCCATAACAACCAGAAGCCATGATCCAGGAAAGCATGCACAAGCATACAGTCAGATTTTCTGCTGTTTTTAGAGAAAAGTCACATGCCATCTCACtgaattttaaaattcaattcaGAGCTGCTCCTGCTGTGCAACAGATTAACCTACTGTAGTTCATTGGTGGTGATTTTATGATACATCTGGTCCAGGCAAggtctgcagtgcaggaaaaaaCAGCATAAACTTGAACCTCTGCTTGAACTCCTCCCACAATGGACAGCCCACAAATGTCTGAGACTGCATATTCTCTTAAGAAAGCTCTTAAGAAAGGCTTCTCTTAAAAACTATAGCCGAAATCTCCTTCCCTGCAATCTCACTGCTGGTCCTAGTTCCATCCTTTGGAACAGTGGAGAAGAAGCCTGTTCTGTCTCCTGTATGACattcccttcaaatatttgaaggcttGAACTTAATCATCACTCCTTCAGGCAAAGCATACCCAACTCTTTCAAGCATTGCACACAAAACTTGGTTCCCAGATCCCTCACCAGGTCAACCCTCCTGTAGACATGCtccccgttgtgcggattcgaactgccgaccttctgattggcaaaacATGCTCCAGTTGGACAATGTCCTTAGAAACAATGGCACCATTCACAAAGCAGGAACGCCTTgacttgcctttttcacagcacAACTTTATCCATGACTAATCAGAAtgggccttacttccaagtaagtacaATAAGTAAATGGGATAAACCAGCTTGGGTAAGCTAGAAGAGCCAAGGTGATTCAGTAGGTTGGTGAACCAGATTAAAAGAGTTGATCTGCCTTGGTAGCTCAGATGGCAGAGTaagagattcttaatctcagggctgtgtgctagagccccatgttgggcaaaatattcctgtattgcagggggttgcactagatgacccttgtggtcctttccaactctacaattctaagatgtTTCTTCCCGTAAGACCAAAGGGCACACCAGCAAACACCTGAAAAACTAAATCAAGGGTAATTTTGTGTTCCTCTCTCTTAACTTTTTaacagactttttgcagtaaggaaagtgacaggaaaaggcACTCGATAGAAAGTATGGGACAATGCTTGCTGTGAcgcaatgtcatctaacctctgGGCGAACAAATCAGGATGCACGTTCATTGAATAGCCAACATTGCCCAAAATAAATCCTAGAAAAGATACAGACATATTGCTCCCTTTAGATCTTTTTgaccccccttccttcctccacccgAGCTGGCAAACCACTTTTGACGGACCATACTTGCAATGACTAGGAAACGAAGACTGTGCCAAAAAAAACAAGACATTGATTAACCTGATCAGAATAAATGCCTCTTGCAGGGTGGCCAAAAAGATCTAAAGGGAGCAATATGTCCGTATCTTTTCTAGGATTTATCTACCCTTCTTAATAAGCTGAGCTGGCAGCTCTGCAGCTAATGTGAAGAAGATCATCATGGATTCATGATCCTCCTGTCAATGGAGCATGCACCAATTCGCTGACCCGCACACCATAGTTTTCATAGCACACTGGCATGTTATAGTCACAGACAGGTGTGTTTAGCAATAGCATATGGGACACATTTCCATAAAAAGAATGGAGCATCacatcacaaaacaaaaataatcagcataatttggtgggggggggaggaatgagaaTGCCTTAAGCGACGACACCACAAAGCTGCTCCATTTCTCTCCCTGTTCCTCAATGATGCTTTTAATGGCACTGGAGAAGACACaactaaaaaaacttttaaaaaaaaccaccatgagGTCACAGCTACACATCATTTTGCTTTAAACTGGCGTGTACTCCAACGCCAAGGTCCAGATCTGTCCATGGAAGCTATTCAACCCATCTTAGACTTGGCTTGGTTAAATGATGAACATCTCAGTCTTACCCTTAACCTTTGACTAGCTAAGCAAACAGCCGTACAACTGCTAGTAATCCTTTGCTCCCAGAGGTACTCAATAAACAGAGTACTCTTAATACACGGGATCAGCTTATCTCGTACCAGGCGTCATTGTAGCCTCCTAATGTTTCATTTAAGCTCTTCTGGCTGCCTTGAGAACTGAGCGTGTCCAGCGTGTCCATCTCGACTTCACTGATCAAAATACTGACTATTCACGGCCATCATGGACACGAGTCGCTCAAGTAGGCCACCCAGCTAGGCAAAATTCTTCAGGTGATCCAGGTCTCCACTACTATTAGTTTTAAATGGGGCCTCTACTTATTCTGAGCTGCCCTTTCGATACGAACCAACACCTCTGGACCTTGAGGCTCTTCATCTCGAGACGCCTCCTTAGCACGACCCCGAGAACGCTACTTCTCAAGGTGTTTCTCTCGTCATCTATTTTCAGGGCAGGTACGGTTTCACTTGCAAGTATGGACATCGGTCATGGTCTCGCATCTTCTGCAGCGTACGTAACAACACCAGACAAACTTGCAGTCGCATCTCTCCACTTGCCTGACGACGTGTGTGTTGTAACCGCGGCCGCAGCACAGGAGGTTGCAGCCATCTGGCCCCTCGGAGGTACGGTTGCATTCCCTCCCCTGCGTCCCGGGAACTCCCAGTTTGGGATCTTCAACACAGTAGTTGGGGGACTTGTGGATGTACAGCAGATCTTCTTTGCGGATTGGTATCTTCCGCTGCCTTTTGTCTTTCCTGCGTATCTTTCTTCTCGCCCTGTCCGAAATCTGGATGCTGCTTTCGTACTTCTCTTTCAAAAAACTGCCAATCTTGGCAAAGGAGGACATAGTCTTCCAGCACGTCTTGAGAGCGCAGGAGCCGGAGACTCCGTGGCAACGGCAATCCACCGACATCAGCTTTGCGACGGCCTGGGGAAAAGTTGAGACCAAAACAATCCACGATCAAGCAACGTTCCGCTCATTTGACAACTACCAAGCAACAGATTCTACACTTCTGAGGCTATGAAACGACAGTGCCCAAAATGTTTAAACATCTTCCATTTGGGAGTCGCCTGCTTCTCAGAAATGAGGCCAGAGATTAAAGAACAAAAAAGCAGACATGTAAGTGAGAGAGAGCCATATGCACAAGTAGAGCTCAGGTTCTTGTTTTCATTGCAACAGTTCTTGCAGCCGAAGAGCCAAGCCATTTCTCAAAACAGAACTACACCGTCTCTTCAGCTATGGGCAAAGGTTGGCAGCCTTTTAGGAGCAGAAGGCAAATTTCAAATTTTGAGAAAGAGCTGTGGGGCAGTAgtcacaaaaaaacccaacaactattATTACTGTTGCTGCTATTAATTGTTGTCAAAATTTAAATACCGTCCTTCATGAAAAGATCTCGGGGCGATTCACAGAATGGTTGTTATGGGGGTCGTGGCATAACACAACACGACTGCCGTGGTGGTGATAGAGCTGCATAACTCAAAATTAGAGACAGCGCCGTCGTTGCTGTTGCCCTATCGTCAGACCACCTCATACTTGCCGCAGGGAATCACCTATGTCCTGCTGGCTCCGATTGTGGAGATAACACAAAATTGATTTTGCACATGGACAGCAACACAATTGTTatggttgtttttgtgtgtttaagaacaacaacaaaaaaagcattcCTCCCGGACCAGGAAAAATATGTAAGGCGGGCATGCTAGTCTCACTCTTACACTTTCAACACATATAGATACCAGAGACACACGTGCttttttctccaacacaaaaataCTCGTCTTCCCCACCTAAACAAAATAACTCTACCCAAGTGCACCTCTCATGTTCTTAAAAATGGCACATCAATCTGTGGAAGCATCTGAATAAGCGCAAGATCATATCTATATTTTATGCCAGAGCAGCTGGTGTGTGCACCTGAACCACGAGAACCATCCTTTTCACGAGAATCTTGTCCTCTACTGAAATCGTTGCTAACCCAAGCACCAACTAATATCTGAAATAGCATCTCTGACAGCTAAGAGCTTGCAAAATCCGAGTACAGTACTGATCAGAGCTCCATTATATATTATTagaatatattatatattatatatgttAAATAtattagaatatatatttttgttttaattcctgcagtggtggtggtagGATGCTGCTTATAAGTCACACCTTCTGTGGCAAATCCTGGGTCTCTAAAAACTAGAGAGTTTAGTGGTTAGCCTTGGACTTGGCTGTGATGTTCACTAAGTGAACACTTTAACTTACTTCGCAGCTAGTTGCTGTGAAGACAACACAGGATGAGGAAGACACAAAAGGTGGCAGGGCAGTTATTTTGAGCAACCTTAGAGGGTGGACAGGATAAAAATACAGGCCCCTCCATGAATGATCAGGCTCTTTCTGCTCACAGCAGGGCCCCCGATTCATCTGAGGTTCATGCGAAGGGTGGGGAGAAGTGATTTTCACAAATTCCACCTGCAGCCCCCAACACCTGCCCTCCCAGGCGGCTTAGGATTGTCCCCCAACTTTCCGGAGTAGTTTTTTTAGCAGGCTGCAGAGGGAAGGCGGAACCGCTGAAAAACCGTGCGAACACAACTCTGCATAGGCCTGGATCTACCCCATAATAAATAAGCCACTTTGTGCATGGCCCAGAATTTGTCAGACAGGGGCACCGTTCAGACTGAAATGCAATGGTGGGGGAAAGACAAGTTTTCAACCTTCACATTTAACACCTGCAGGTTTCTTAAAGAAAAGCTCCACAAAGGGAATGCATAATCAGAGGAAGCTATCTTTTCGTGTGCAGGTCAAAGAGATGGACGATCTCAGGGCATGATGGCTTAAGACCAGGGACATGGGGAAGCAGCCAAGAAACGGTCTCCCTCTGCCATTCATTGGCTACATATTacagggaaagaaatggaatgGGAGGGCAGGGGTCAGATCCATACCAGTCTTCCAGCTTCGTTGTTATGCAGGTTCATGGCTAGCAGCCTGCTGCCATATTTCCCTGTGACGTTTTCCGCAGGGCCATCTAAAAACTTCCTGCTCAGCCACATTCCATACTGGATGTCATCGGAGCAGCCGCCCCAGTGCCAGCCTTCGCTGGCCGAGCCACCGCTCTGTAGTTTGGGGTCACAGGCGCAGTCGGTCATATTCCCCGCGCTGCACGAATGAGTCACGGAATGCACAAGGCCTGCTGCCGTCACCGCTGAGATGAACGCTGTTTCTTTGGTACCTGCAGAAAGAcacagtcattcattcattcaatcaatcaatctcctttatCGGCATAGAAAAAGTGcatcatatacagtcgtacctcggaagtcaaatggaatctgttctagaagtccgttcaactttcaaaacattcagaaaccaagacacggcttccgattggttgcaggaagctcctgcagacaatcgga encodes:
- the WNT16 gene encoding protein Wnt-16 — protein: MEKGAPWGMLPRLCVLCTALLWQLWPCGAHANWMWLGMASFGVPEKLGCANLPLNSRQKDLCKKKPNLLPSIREGARLGIEECRSQFKHERWNCLLPLEMASTASKPLPISAAPASSVFGYELSSGTKETAFISAVTAAGLVHSVTHSCSAGNMTDCACDPKLQSGGSASEGWHWGGCSDDIQYGMWLSRKFLDGPAENVTGKYGSRLLAMNLHNNEAGRLAVAKLMSVDCRCHGVSGSCALKTCWKTMSSFAKIGSFLKEKYESSIQISDRARRKIRRKDKRQRKIPIRKEDLLYIHKSPNYCVEDPKLGVPGTQGRECNRTSEGPDGCNLLCCGRGYNTHVVRQVERCDCKFVWCCYVRCRRCETMTDVHTCK